A portion of the Poecilia reticulata strain Guanapo linkage group LG23, Guppy_female_1.0+MT, whole genome shotgun sequence genome contains these proteins:
- the ndufa12 gene encoding NADH dehydrogenase [ubiquinone] 1 alpha subcomplex subunit 12: MAEYANLVRRALGQLGGHGGVRGFLTQFFRVNDIKTGTLIGIDKYGNKYYEDKKHYFFGRHRWVIYTTEMNGKRTFWEVDGSMVPAEWHRWLHCMTEDPPTTHPPEPKKFLAEVHQFNVSGSPQQYVPYPTTRKKIHEWVPPKAGAQ, encoded by the exons ATGGCGGAGTATGCTAACCTGGTCCGAAGGGCTTTGGGACAGCTAGGAGGTCATGGAGGAGTTCGGGGTTTTTTGACACAGTTTTTCAG GGTGAACGATATCAAAACAGGCACTCTTATTGGTATTGATAAATACGGAAACAAATACTATGAAGACAAGAAGCACTACTTCTTTG GGCGTCACCGTTGGGTGATCTACACCACAGAGATGAACGGAAAGAGAACATTCTGGGAGGTGGATGGCAGCATGGTGCCAGCTGAATG GCATCGCTGGCTGCACTGTATGACAGAAGACCCACCCACCACACATCCTCCAGAGCCCAAGAAGTTCCTCGCCGAGGTTCATCAGTTCAACGTGAGTGGCTCCCCGCAGCAGTACGTGCCGTACCCCACCACCCGCAAGAAGATCCACGAGTGGGTTCCTCCTAAAGCCGGAGCCCAGTGA
- the fgd6 gene encoding FYVE, RhoGEF and PH domain-containing protein 6: MSTGVKKPPLAPKPKLPVSTKPPIAPKPCPLSQPSPSAPKRPKPAVAPKPCLPRSSGSSSPPVSPPSLKPTEPIGSALDENLFHLNSKNGILSETESRESDYIISTCSCSTGECHPQENGDANESAADFDKEPLQNGVTTGKNTEEEEETHEKAPADYESERISKKPRDKPQRQRHLDRGLVNRERTEEDSDVPTEAETAEQTAACDVAGNILTSIHPPESSQAKEQTFPISPLPDLPVPAAPSKPLPVPHPRKFKKPTLVRQDGVEGQDQATPVEEQKNEPELQQADDSETQRDSCLVDVETDVPVPPPRQTSLSPRLHRAVRCLLNKNTSHSLDLLSHPDSEGHGKEAQQDNEEEEDGYGDFERYPISHSLPKQIKLGCHRKALSAEDQQSPRAPPRKPQRHSLPAPPPPSVCPPAPPHASTPMRDLPPPPQEKTAWRFSRPSVTFFSRQIPTRSSVPPKSRALALGGKQRAQSFSAADLATRAGSSQKRSLSFRKLLELRLNVKMLPKLLAKGGQSLDCTSMDKSLGRPSSCIEDPDIHREDVEYENVPLYEEIPEYMNLPFHGARLGWPHDPDGGDANIYEVQDPFHRCSEHEYERWVQTTARALRLLDFRDAVAKATRQNGKPVVDERILSQILYYLPQLYQLNKDLLRELEDRVAHWSDHQRLSDIFVQKGPYLKMYSTYIRQFDNNVALLDEQCRKNPAFAAVVREFEMSPRCASLALKHYLLKPVQRIPQYQLLLTDYLKNLPEDSEDYKDTQTALSVVKEVANHANDIMKQGDNFQKLMQIQYSLNGQHEIVQPGRVFLKEGTLMKLSRKVMQPRMFFLFNDALMYTTPVQSAQYKLNSVLSLAGMKVSKPSQEAYQNELNIESVERSFILSASSAKERDEWLEAIGKAIEDYTKKKITFISSRSQEEAECVVDSGAPLGSKAPIWIPDLRATMCMICTCEFTLTWRRHHCRACGKVVCQACSTNKYYLEYLKNQPARVCDHCFAKLQENSDRCASSSTSPIKSGAFSFTRKQKKIPAALKEVSANTENSSMSGYLHRSKGNKKQWKRLWFVIKNKVLYTYAASEDVAALESQPLLGFFLREEKNGPAQKLQFKLYHKNTLFYIFKADDIPTAQRWIEAFQEAMILEQ, encoded by the exons ATGAGCACAG gTGTAAAGAAGCCTCCATTAGCTCCCAAACCAAAACTCCCCGTTTCAACCAAACCTCCCATTGCCCCGAAGCCATGTCCTCTCTCCCAGCCCTCTCCTTCCGCCCCCAAGAGGCCAAAGCCAGCAGTTGCTCCTAAACCATGCCTACCCAGATCCTCGGGCTCCTCATCGCCGCCTGTTTCCCCCCCGTCGCTCAAACCAACCGAACCCATCGGTTCGGCTCTAGATGAGAACCTCTTCCACCTCAACTCTAAGAATGGGATTTTATCTGAGACAGAGAGTCGTGAGTCGGATTACATCATCTCCACCTGCTCCTGCTCCACTGGGGAGTGTCACCCTCAGGAAAACGGAGACGCAAATGAATCTGCAGCAGATTTTGACAAAGAGCCGCTGCAGAACGGGGTCACCACCggcaaaaacacagaagaggaggaggagacccATGAGAAGGCTCCAGCTGACTATGAGAGTGAAAGAATTAGCAAAAAGCCAAGGGATAAACCTCAGAGGCAGAGACATCTTGATAGGGGCTTAGTGAACAGAGAGAGGACTGAGGAGGACTCAGACGTGCCGACTGAGGCCGAAACGGCAGAGCAGACAGCAGCCTGTGATGTTGCAGGCAACATCCTGACAAGCATCCATCCACCGGAGTCTTCTCAAGCAAAAGAACAGACGTTTCCCATCAGCCCCCTGCCTGATCTACCAGTCCCCGCCGCTCCCAGCAAGCCCCTCCCAGTGCCTCACCCACGGAAGTTCAAAAAGCCGACTCTGGTGAGGCAGGACGGCGTGGAGGGTCAGGATCAGGCGACGCCGGTGGAGGAGCAGAAGAATGAGCCTGAGCTGCAGCAAGCAGACGACTCTGAGACCCAGAGAGACTCGTGTTTGGTAGATGTAGAGACGGACGTTCCCGTTCCGCCTCCAAGACAAACTTCCCTCTCTCCAAGGCTGCACAGAGCTGTCCGCTGTTTGCTCAACAAAAACACCTCTCACTCCTTAGACCTGCTGTCCCACCCCGACTCCGAGGGCCACGGTAAGGAGGCTCAGCAAGacaatgaggaggaggaggacgggtACGGCGACTTCGAGCGGTACCCGATCTCCCACAGCCTCCCCAAACAGATCAAACTGGGCTGTCACCGGAAAGCTCTGTCTGCCGAGGATCAGCAGTCGCCGCGGGCACCGCCGAGGAAACCTCAGAGACACAGCCTGCCAGCCCCACCGCCACCCTCCGTCTGCCCTCCTGCGCCCCCGCATGCCAGCACCCCCATGAGGGATCTGCCGCCGCCTCCTCAGGAGAAAACCGCCTGGCGCTTCTCGCGGCCTTCCGTCACCTTCTTCAGCCGTCAGATTCCCACCAGGAGCAGCGTGCCGCCCAAAAGCCGAGCACTGGCGCTGGGGGGCAAGCAGAGGGCGCAGTCCTTCTCCGCAGCCGACCTGGCAACCCGGGCCGGCTCGTCCCAGAAGAGGAGCCTCTCTTTCCGTAAGCTGCTGGAGCTGCGGCTGAATGTGAAGATGCTGCCAAAGCTGCTGGCCAAAGGGGGGCAGTCCCTGGACTGCACCAGCATGGACAAAAGCCTGGGGCGGCCCAGCAGCTGCATCGAGGACCCCGACATCCACAGGGAGGATGTGGAGTACGAGAACGTGCCGCTGTACGAGGAGATCCCGGAGTATATGAACCTGCCGTTCCACGGAGCGAGGCTGGGCTGGCCGCACGACCCCGATGGAGGCGACGCCAACATCTACGAGGTGCAGGACCCCTTCCACAGATGCAGCGAGCACGAATACGAGAGGTGGGTTCAGACTACAGCACGCGCTCTTAGGTTGCTC GACTTTCGGGATGCTGTTGCTAAGGCAACGCGTCAGAACGGGAAGCCGGTGGTGGACGAGCGGATCCTGAGTCAGATTCTGTACTACCTGCCGCAGCTGTACCAGCTGAACAAAGACCTGCTGCGAGAGCTGGAGGACAGGGTGGCACACTG GAGCGACCACCAGAGATTGTCGGACATTTTTGTCCAGAAAGGTCCCTATCTGAAGATGTATTCCACCTACATCCGCCAGTTTGACAACAATGTAGCTCTGCTGGACGAGCAGTGCAGGAAGAACCCTGCATTCGCAGCTGTCGTCCGGGAATTTGAG aTGAGTCCGCGATGCGCCAGCCTGGCTCTGAAACACTATCTTCTGAAACCAGTGCAGAGGATCCCTCAGTACCAGCTGCTGCTCACAG ATTATCTGAAGAACCTCCCTGAAGACTCTGAGGACTATAAAGACACACAGA CTGCACTCAGCGTCGTGAAGGAAGTAGCCAATCATGCGAATGACATCATGAAACAAGGG GATAATTTTCAGAAGCTGATGCAGATTCAGTACAGCCTCAACGGCCAGCATGAGATCGTCCAGCCAGGCAGG GTGTTCCTGAAGGAGGGGACGCTCATGAAGCTGTCCAGGAAAGTCATGCAGCCGAGAATGTTTTTTCTG TTTAATGATGCACTCATGTACACCACTCCGGTCCAGTCTGCCCAGTATAAACTCAACAGTGTTCTGTCGCTGGCTGGAATGAAG GTCAGCAAGCCGAGCCAGGAGGCCTATCAGAACGAGCTGAACATCGAAAGCGTTGAGCGCTCCTTCATCCTGTCTGCCAG CTCGGCTAAAGAGCGAGACGAGTGGCTGGAGGCCATCGGGAAGGCCATCGAAGATTACACGAAGAAGAAAATAACCTTCATATCCAGCCGCAGTCAGGAAGAG GCAGAATGTGTCGTCGACAGCGGCGCCCCGTTAGGCTCAAAAGCTCCAATCTGGATCCCAGACCTGAGAGCCACCATGTGCATGATCTGCACCTGCGAGTTCACTCTCACCTGGAGGAGGCATCACTGCCGGGCCTGCGGAAAG GTGGTGTGTCAGGCCTGCTCCACCAATAAGTACTATCTGGAGTACTTGAAGAACCAACCGGCTCGCGTGTGTGACCACTGCTTCGCCAAGCTTCAGGAAAACA GCGACCGCTGTGCTTCGTCATCAACATCTCCCATTAAATCTGGAGCGTTTTCCTTCACtagaaaacagaagaagattCCAGCTGCGCTAAAGGAG gtgTCCGCCAACACAGAAAACTCCTCCATGAGCGGCTACTTGCACCGATCCAAAGGCAACAAGAAGCAGTGGAAGAGGCTGTGGTTCGTCATAAAGAACAAAGTTCTGTACACCTACGCTGCTAGCGAG GACGTGGCGGCTCTGGAGAGCCAACCGCTGCTGGGATTCTTCCTGAGGGAGGAGAAGAACGGGCCGGCTCAGAAGCTGCAGTTCAAGCTGTATCACAAAAACACGCTGTTCTACATCTTCAAGGCTGACGACATTCCCACGGCGCAGAG ATGGATCGAAGCCTTCCAAGAGGCGATGATTCTGGAGCAGTAG